Within Halorubrum lacusprofundi ATCC 49239, the genomic segment AACTATTCGCAAACGATGATGTTCGACGTTCTATTTCCCAAAAGACACGTTCGATAGCATTCCGATTTCCATGCCGAATCACTCGGAATCGATAGCCATCTTCAGCGAGGACTGGTCCAAGATAGTCTGCGTCATCGACGAGAAATTCCACGTCATTGAGCCTGTATCGCTGGTGTAGATCGGTCAGAAACCATCGCGTCGTCTGTTTCGTTGTGGTCGGATAGAGGCTCACATGAAGGATTTCGTTGGTATATGGATCAACCGCGCCGTACAGCCAGAACTGCTGGCCGTGGAGGCGGATCATCTTTTCATCAACCGCGAGTTGATCCGCAGAAACCGTCGAGATCGGTTGTAGATCGGCTTTATGAACCCAGTTGTGAATAGCGACATGACTCCGATCAACCCCAAATCTTTCGAGATGCTTACTTACCTCTCTCAGTGACATACCGGCTAAGTGACAGCGGATCCCTACTTCAATCGCCCAGCGCGGCGTTCGATCTCGCTCCACAAACGACAAGTCAATCCACGCGATACCTTCGCTGAGGCGGTCGAATTCTGCCATAGACACTCAGAACTCGTCCGCCCCATCCTCTAACTTAACGCGACCGACTGATTCGGACAAAGGTTTAAATGCGGCAATAACCAGAAACCTTATAATGGAACGTCCGAGCCGCCAACGCCAACAAGAGCGGGAGACCGAGCGAGAGTCGGACGAAGAAACGCTCTCCTGTCCGGAGTGCGATTCGACCGAGATTGTCACCGACGCCGACCAAGAACTCGTCTGCGAGGACTGCGGCCTGGTGCTGGACGAACGGAACATCGACCGCGGGCCGGAGTGGCGCGCGTTCAACCACTCGGAGCGGCAGTCGAAGTCGCGCGTCGGCGCCCCGATTACCGAGACGATGCACGACAAGGGGCTGACGACGACGATCGACTGGAAGGACAAGGACGCATACGGGCGGTCACTCTCCTCGGAGAAGCGGTCGCAGATGCACCGGCTGCGCAAGTGGCAGGAGCGCATCCGGACGAAGGACGCGGGCGAACGCAATCTCCAGTTCGCGCTCTCTGAGATCGACCGGATGGCCAGCGCGCTGGGCGTCCCGCGATCGGTACGCGAAGTCGCCTCCGTCATTTATCGACGCGCGCTGAACGAGGACCTGATCCGCGGGCGGTCGATCGAGGGCGTCTCCACCGCTGCCCTCTACGCCGCCTGCCGGCAGGAGGGGATCCCGCGGTCGCTCGACGAGGTCGCCGACGTGTCGCGTGTCCCGCAAAAGGAGATCGGGCGCACGTACCGCTATATCTCACAGGAACTCGGCTTAGAGCTGAAGCCGGTCGACCCGAAACAGTTCGTTCCGCGGTTCGCGTCGGCGCTCCAGCTCAGCGAGGAGGTCCAGTCGAAGGCGACGGAGATCATCGATGTCTCCGCCGAGCAGGGGCTTCTCTCCGGGAAGTCACCCACGGGATTCGCCGCGGCCGCCATCTACGCCGCCTCCCTCCTCTGTAACGAGAAGAAGACCCAGCGCGAGGTCGCCGACGTCGCGCAGGTCACCGAGGTCACCATCCGCAACCGGTATCAGGAGCAGATCGAAGCGATGGGATTCCGCTAGGGCCGCGATCGAGTCCGTCGATCGGAGGAACAGCGCGTCTGACGCCCCGCCGTGATCGGGTTTTTAATTGGTACCGGGCGTACCCTGCGACGAGATGTACTCCCAGATCCTCGTGCCGACCGACGGCAGTCCGGCCTCGGACGCCGCGATCGAGCACGCGATCGACCTCGCCCGGCACTACGACGCCCGCCTTCACGCCCTCTACGTCGTCGACGGCGCGGCGTACTCGACGCTCGAAGCGGGCGCCGACATCGTCGTCGAGGCGCTCGAGTCCGAAGGGAAAGAGGCCACCCGTCGCGTCGCCGACGCCGCCGCGGACGCGGGCGTCGACTCCGAGACGACGGTCGCCACGGGCACCGCCTACCGGTCAATCCGCGACTACGTCGACGAGAACGACATCGACGTGATCGTGATGGGGACGCACGGCCGGAAGGGGCTCGACCGCTACCTGCTCGGCAGCGTCACGGAGCGGGTCGTCCGGACCTCCGACGTGCCGGTACTGACGGTGCGCCAACCCGCCGATGAGTAGACGACGCTCGCGACCACGGTGACGACGATGCGCGACTGGCTGTCACACCGCGTCGTCTCCTCGCCGGACGACACCGCACTGATACGGGCCGAAGACGGGGAGGCGTGGACCTACACGGACCTCGACCGGCTCGTCTCCGAGACCGCCGACCGGCTCGTCGCGCACGGCATCGAGGCGGACGACAGGCTCGGCGTGCTCACGCCGCCGTACGTCGGCACCGTCGGGCTCGTCCACGCCGCGATGCGGATCGGGGCAACATTCGTTCCGCTAGGGCAGGAGCTCACCGAGCGGGAGCTCACCGAACGCGTCGAACGGGCCGACCTCGACGCGGTGGTGTGCGCGGAGCCGACGGAAGGGGCCGCGCTCGGCGCGGTCGAGGAGTGTGAGGGGGGCGACGAGATCCCGGTTCTCTCCGTCGACGATCCGGCCGCCGAGGCCGTCACAGCGGTACACAGCGTCGATCCCGGCCCGGTCGAGCCGCCGGAGTGGGCGACCACTGATTACCTCTGTATCCTGTTCACCTCCGGGACGACGGGCGATCCAAAACCGGTACCGCTCACCGCGGGCAACGTGTACAGCTCGGCCGTCGCCTCCGCGTTCCGACTCGGCGTCGACCACGAGGACCGGTGGCTCGTGTCGCTGTCGCTCCATCACATGGGCGGGCTCGCCCCGGTGTATCGGTCCGCGCTGTACGGGACGACCCTGGTACTTCAAGAGGGGTTCAGCCCGGGCGGCACCGCCGACGACATCGACACCTACGACGTGACCGGAATCTCGCTGGTTCCGACGATGCTACAACAGATGCTCGATCGGCGAGGAACCCTCTCGGACACGCTCCGGGTGGCGTTGCTGGGTGGAGCGCCCGCACCGGACGAGCTGATCGAGCGCTGTCGCGACTACTCGATCCCGGTGTACCCGACCTACGGGATGACCGAGTCGGCCTCACAGATCACGACCGCGACGCCCCGACAGACGAAAGGACGGCTCGGCACCGTCGGTCGACCCATCTTCGGCACCGACGTGACGGTCGTCGACGAGAACGGGACACCGGTCGAACCCGGAGAGACCGGCGAGATCGTCGTCGACGGCCCGACGATAACGCCCGGATACATCGACGGGGCGGGAGCGCAACGGGGGTCCGACAACACACGCACCGGGGGTGGCAAAAACGGCGCAGATGGATCGAACACCGCCGCGCTCGATCGATCGTCGTTCGGCTCGCACGGCCTTCACACCGGTGACGTGGGGTGCTTCGACGACGAGGGGTACCTTTACGTACTCAACCGCCTCGACGACCGGATCATCACCGGCGGAGAGAACGTCGAACCCGGTGAGGTGATCGACGTGCTCCGAGAGTTCCCGTCGGCCGAGGACGCCGCCGTGGTCGGGCTCGACGACGACGTGTGGGGCGAGCGCGTCTCCGCGCTGCTCGCGGTCGGCGACCGGCTGCGAGATACCGAGGTGACCGCGGAAGGACCGACTGGAGTCGACGGACTAGATGAGTCTGACGAGCCTGACGGAGGAGACGACGACGACAGGGAGCCAACTGATCCGGACGGAGGAGACGAGAGCCGACCGGACGAGAACGGATCGGACAAGGAGGGACCGGACGAGAGCGACGCGGCGCCGCTCGTGGACGACGAGCAGCTCGTCTCGTTCGTCCGGGACCGGCTCGCGGGGTTCAAGATCCCGAAGACCGTCGCGTACGTCGACGAACTCCCCCGAACCGTGTCGGGAACCGTCGATCGGGAAGCGGTGCGCCGAATCCTCCGCGATCGCGGATACGATCCGCGGAGGGACGCCGATCTGGAGACGGCGGGATTCGAGCCGGCCGAACCGACCGAACCGGCCGGCCCAGACGACCCAGACGATCCGGCGACAGCGCCGGCGACATCGAACGATCGGGAGGAAACAGGGGACGGTGAACGCGTCGACGACGGTGGTACCGACGACGACGATGAAACCGACGACCAAAGCGTCGGTGATGATAGTCGCGATGGCGAGGGGAGCGGTGACGATGGTAGCGGCGACGACGGTGGCGATGGCGACGAAGACGCGGCCGAACGCAGCGAAGCGATAGACGACCGTGTCGGCGGATAAACTGTCCCGAAGTTCTCCGTTGTTCCACGAACGTTTTGACCACGGGGTCCACAGACGAGACATGGATCTGCTCGACGACAGCATCGTTCCGGAGCGCGCGAGAGACGTGAAGAGGGAGGCCCGCGAGTTCGCCGACGAGTACATCGCCCCGAACGCCGAGGCGTACTACGACTCGGGCGAGTACCCGTGGGAGGTACTGGAGGCGGGGATGGACGCCGGGCTCATCGCCCAGGACATCGGCGAGGAATACGGTGGGAAGGGGTTCGACCTCGCACAGGTGCTCGCGATCGCGGAGGAGTTCTACCGCGCCGACGCCGGCATCGCGCTCACGCTCCAGTTGGCGAGCTTCGGCTGCGAGATGGTCGAGCAGTACGGCACCGACGAACAGAAGGAAGAGTACCTCCGACCGGTCGCGGAGAACGACCAGATTTCGGGGCTCGCCGTCTCTGAGCCGGAGACCGGCTCCGACCTCGCGGGGATGACGACGAAAGCCGAGAAGGTCGACGGCGGCTACGAGCTCACCGGCGAGAAGTACTGGGTCGGCAACGCGGTCGAGGCCGACTGGCTCACCGTCTACGCCAAGACCGGCGACAGCGAGGACCGCTACTCCAACTACACGCTGTTCATCGTCGAAACCGATTCGGACGGCTACGAGGCGGAGCATATCCCGGAGAAGATGGGGATGCGCGCCTCCAAACAGGGCCACATCGTCTTCGAGGACTGCTTCGTCCCCGAGGAGAACGTCGTCGGCAGCGAGGGCGGCGGCTTCTACGTCCTCGCCGACTTCTTCAATCACGGCCGCGTCATCGTCGGCGGCCACGGGCTCGGGCTCGCCGCGGCCGCCATCGAGGAGGCCGAGGAATTCGTCCACGGGCGCAACGCCTTCGGCCGCACCGTCAACGAGTTCCAGGCGGTCCAACACACCCTCTCGGACATGCGAATCGGCTTCGAGTCGGCTCGCGCGCTCAACTGGCGCGCCTGCGAGAAGGTCGCGGACAACGACAACGCGGGCTACTGGGCCGCGCTGGCGAAGACCAAGTCGACCGAGGTCGCCACCGACTGCGCCGAGAAGGGGATGAAACTCCACGGCGGGCGCTCGATCCTCACCGACCGCCGGATCGCCCGCGTCTACCGCGACGTGCGCATCCCGGTGATCTACGAGGGCGCGAACGACATCCAGCGGAACCTCATCTATCGCCAGTCGCGGTAACGACTGCGAACGTCCGAATCCCCAAGGCCGCAAGATGAGGAGGGGGGCGTAGAAATTACCCGTCTCGGGCGCGCACGAAGGGTATGAACGAAGCGCTACCGCTCATTGAGACCCTGTTCCCGCGAGGGATCGCGCAGTACCTGATCGGGGGGATCCTCATCGGGCTCGGGACAGTAATCATCTACGTCGGCACCGGAATCCACGCCGGGGCGAGCACGTTCCTCGAATCGACGCTCTCGTATGGCTCGAAGCTCCGCCACTTTCAGCAGCCGAAGTTCGTGGCGTCCCGCGATTGGCGAGTGGTGTTCACCCTGGGCATCGTCGCCGGCGCGGCCGGCTACTCGCTGGCGACCGGCGAGTTCGGCTGGACCACCGAGGTGCAGCCCTGGCGGCTGTTCGTCGGCGGGGCCCTCGTCGGCGTCGGCACGCGACTCGGGAAAGGATGTACCTCCGGACACGGCGTCTGCGGAGTCGGCTCGGGCTCGCGGACCTCGATCGTCAACGTCGCTATCTTCGTGCTCGTCGCCGTCGGCGTCGCACAGCTCGTCATGGCGCTGGGGGTGACGCCATGAGCGGCGTCGGCGTGATCGCCGACCACGAGAGCCACCCGCTGTTTCTGCCGCTCGTCTTCGTCGGCGGCGCGGTGTTCGGCGTCGGGCTCGCGGTCAGCCAGATGGCCCGTCCCGAGATCGTCTTGGAGTTCCTCCAGTTTCGGGACTTCGGGCTGGTGTTCGTGATGGGCGGCGCGAGCGCCGTTGCCGGCGTCACGTTCTGGGCGCTCTCGCGGTCGGGCCGGAGCGCGCCGCTCACCGGGAAGCGGTTCGGGCGACGGCTCAAGTCGATGGACCGAGACGTGATAGTCGGCGGCGGGATCTTCGGCGTGGGATGGGGGCTCTCGGGGATCTGCCCGGGTGCTGCGTACGCGAGTCTCGGCATCGGGAACGCCGTAATCCTCTACGGCGTCGCCGGGATGTTCCTCGGCGCCTATCTCCAGGGCTACCTGCGAGAGGCGCGGTCGGACGCCGAGTCGCCGGCGTCCGCCGACTGAGGAGCCGTCACGCATCGGGACGACCGAGTGCGAGACCGTCGGGGCGAGTGGAGCCCGTCGAGACGTCGCCGAGAGGGACGAAAACGCCAAGACGCCGGAGGGACAGTACCCCGTATGCGACTGGAGGACTACTGGGGGATCGGCCCGAAGACGAGCGAGCGGCTCACGGAGTCGCTCGGGACCGAGCGGGCGATCGAGGCGATCGAGGCGGCCGACGTCCGGGCGCTCGTCGACGCCGGGCTCCACCGCGGGCGAGCCACCCGGATCCTCCGCCGCGCGAACGGCGAGGCCGGCATGGGTGTCCTCGCGACTGGCGACGCACGCTCGGTGTACGACGACCTCCTCACGGTAGCGGCCGGCCACGCGCTGACGGACCACGCCGCCGACCGAATCCGGGTGTTGACGCCCCTCACCGAGCGGAGCGCGATTGAGTCGCGGCTCGATGAGGTGGTCGCCGCTCGCGACGCGTGGGCAGCACTCGACGACGGCGAGCGCGACCGCGTCGTCGCCGCGTTCGACGACTACGACGCGGCCGAGGGCTCCGATCTGGCGGCCGTCGAGACCGCGGTCGCGCTGCGCGATGTGGGTCTCACGGAGACGCCCTTCGAGGATATCGGGGCGCTGGATGGCGACAGCCTGCGCGACGCCGCCGACGCCCTCGCCGACGTGCGGGGTGCGATCGACCCGACGGGCGTCGACGGCGACGGCGAGATCGAGGTCGCGCGCGGTGCGGACGACGAGCTTGACCGCCTGCGTGAGCAGTTCGACGCGGCGGAGGAGCTGGCGAACTCCGCGTTCGACGTGCTTGATACGGTTCGGGACGGCTCCCTGCGCGACTTCGAGGCGCTGGAGGCAGCGACGATCGACCACGTCGCTCGCGAGACCGGCGTCGATCCGGCGACGGTGCGCTCGGTCGCGCCGGACGACGCGATCGACGCCGCCGACTTCGTCTCCGCCACGCTCCGCGATCTGGTGACGGAACTGGAGGCGGCGGTCGCGGAGCGCGAGGAGACCGTCGCGGCCGACATCCGCGAGCGGATCGGCGGGATGCGAGTTGGGGATGAGGGAGACAAAGGTGAGAAAGATGACGAAGCTGACGAAGCGGCGACCGGAACCGTCGCCGGCGCGGTCGCGGCCGTCTCCGACGCCGCGTTCCTGCTGTCGCTCGCGCGGTTCGCGGTCGCGTACGATCTGACTCGACCGACCCTCGTCGACGACGGCGTCGCGGTGCGAAACGCTCGCAACCTCTTCATCGACGGCGAGGTCCAGCCGGTGTCGTACGCGATCGGCTCACACTCGCTTGCGGGCGAACCCGGCGTCGCGAGCGTCGACGCGCCGCCGACCGGCGACCGCGTGAGCGTCCTCACGGGGGCGAACTCGGGCGGGAAAACCACCCTGTTGGAGACGCTGTGTGCGGTGGCACTGCTGGCGTCGATGGGGCTTCCGGTGCCGGCCGAGGAGGCGGAGGTCGGTGCGTTCGATCGGATCGTGTTCCACCGACGGCACGCCTCCTTCAACGCCGGTGTGTTGGAGTCGACGCTGAAGTCGGTCGTCCCGCCGCTGGTCGAGGACGGGCGGACGCTGATGCTCGTCGACGAGTTCGAGGCGATCACGGAGCCGGGCCGAGCCGCCAACCTGCTGAACGGGCTCGTGACGCTCACCGTGGACCGCGGCGCCCTCGGCGTGTACGTCACGCACCTCGCGGAGGACTTGAGCCCGCTGCCCGAGGCCGCCCGGATCGACGGTATCTTCGCCGAGGGACTCACGAACGACTTGGACCTCCGCGTCGACTACCAGCCGCGGTTCGGTACCGTCGGGAAGTCGACGCCGGAGTTCATCGTCTCGCGGCTCGTGGCGAACGCGAAAGACCGCGGCGTCCGCGCCGGGTTCGAGCACCTCGCCGGCGCGGTCGGCGAAGAGGCGGTCCAGCGCACCCTCTCGGACGTGGAGTGGTCGGAAGGCGATGACTGACGACGACTCGGCCGCGTCCGACGATCCGGGCCGGATCCGGTCGATCGCGGTCCACCGCGACGACGTGTCGACCGCGCTGGAGGCGACCCTCCGAAGCGATCGCGAGGTCGTGCTCCGCGTGACCCCGCCCTTTTCGGGGCGGATGCGCGCCCGCCTGCACAACCTCGGGCCAGGCGGATCGGGTTCGTCTCCGGAAGCAGTCACGAATGCGGACGACGAGGAAGGCTCCGACGGCGATCCAGCCCCGATACACGTCGATCCGCGAGATCTCGTTGTCGATGTCCCACCATACCCGGAGGTCGACGAGACGATGGCGAACGACCCGGACGCCGACCTAGAAGCTCGTCGGAAGCAACACACCGAAGCCGTCGAATCGTGGCGCGAGGCGGTTCGAGAGTCGGTGGTCGACGCCGTCGAACTCGACGCCGGCGACCGGTCGACCGTCGAGGTTGACGTGGTTGCGCTCGGGTGACTGCTCTCTCGGATCGTTTTAAAAGAAACCCGCTCTCAGCTACACCCGAAGCCGCTTAACAGCCGTGCCGGCACCTGAGAACTCGTCGAGGATCGCGTCGGTATCGGTCGCCTCATCGCCCGCGTCGGCCGCCGTATCGTCCGCGCCGCCGTCGGTGTTCGCGGCGGCGACGACGACCGTCTTCGCATCGAGCGCCGCGTCGAGGCGGAACTCGTACTCCCCGTCCTCGACCGTCACGAGCGCAGATTCGTCCGGCGTGTACACCGCGACCACGTCGGCGGTGGTCTCGCCGGCGACGACGAGATGGTTGTTGACGTACTCCGCGGTCGCGTCGAGGTCGGGCGTCGCCGAGCGGTCGCGCTCGACGTAGCGGTCGCGGACGACCGTCGGCGTCTCGACGGGTTCGCCGGCCTCGACCCCGTGAGCGAGCCGGATGAACCCCGCCATCGACCACGCGAGCGGGGTGGCCCCCCCGGTTCCCTCGCCGAACTCCCAGCCGTAGTTGGTCGGATGCTCACGGTCCCACACCTGCTCGGGGAGCATCCGTCCGGAGTTGCCGAACCCGGCCATCGTCTCCAAGAGAGCGTCGGGTTCGAGGGCGTCCTCGTCGGTACCGCCAAAGGCGTCTGGGCCGTCGGCGCGAGCGCGTAGTTCGTACTCGCCGCGCTCGCCGGTGAAGATCGGCCACAGCCGACCGCGGCCGTCACCGGTGCCGGCCCACGGGCCGCCCGGATCGCTGCGCGCCAGTTCGCCGTACGCGTCGCCGACGTACCGGTACCACGCGGGACCGTACGGGGTGTCGACGCGGATCGAATCGTCGACGACCGACACGGAGTTGCGGACCACGTCGTCGTCGGCGGGCTTCACGCCGAGTCGGACCAGTTCGAGGAAGCCGCCGTCAACGATCTCCCGCTCGTCGTAGGTGGGGCCGTCGTTGGCGATCGTCCGGGGGCGCCCGGACTCGGGGTCGCCGTCGGCGGTGACCCGGAGGTAGTACGGCGTCTCGGCGTGCCGCTCGGTACCTGTGGCCGTCGCGCACCATTCCTCGACGCGGGTCGTCCAGTCGTCCGCGAGCGCGAGCCACGCGAGGGCGTCGGCACGGAGTGAGTCGGAGTCAGCGTCCGGTCCGGATCCGGAACCGGCGTTTCCGGCCTCGATCCGATCGGCCTCGGCGACCGCAAGCGCGGCGCCACAACAGAGCCCCGCGATCTCGGCGGCGATGCTCGACGGCGAAAAGCCGGCCTCCTCCTCCCAGCGCTCCTGAGCCGTCTCCGGGCCGTTGGCGGCGATATAGCCGAGCGAGCGACGGACCTGATCGTAGGTGTAGTCGGTGTCGCCGGGCGAGATCCCGTGTTCGTACAGTTGCCACGCCATCACCGACGGGAACGCGATGTTGTCCATCTGCTCGCCGCCCCACCGAGTACGACCGTCGATGTAGGTGTTCTGCGGGAGGAACCCGTCGTCGTCCTGCTGGGTGTTGTACAGGTACGCGAGCGCGTCGGCACCGCGTTCGACCTCGCCAACCTCGATCAGCGCGGTGAACACCTGATAGAGGTCGCGCGACCAGACGAAGTTGTAGCCGTAGCCTCGGTCTTCGGCGGCGTACTCGGTCTCGCCCCACGGTACCGACGGGCTGGCGATCCCGGCGCCGTCGTGCCGTTTGTCCTCGACGGCCGCAAGCGTCATCAGCGCGAACCGGTACTGCGTCTCTAGGTCTGCGTCGCCGGTCACGGAAGCGGGGAACTTCCGGTCGGCGAGCCACTCGCGCCACGTCTCGACGTACGACTCGGAGATGTCCGCGAAGCCGCGGGAGATGGCGCCGCGAGCCTCTCCGAGGGCGGCGGCGGTGTCGGCGTTCTCGGCGAACCCGAGCGCGACCGCGTCCGACACCTCGGTACCGCTCCCCACGAGTCCGGCGAGTACGACGTTGCCGGTGGCCGTCTCGGTCCCCTCGCCCCGGTCGCCGTCGGCGAACAGTGCACCCGCCTTGTCGCTGCCCGCCGCGAGCACGCTCGCCCACTCGAAACCGTCGTCGCTGTCAATCGCGAGCGCGACCTCGAAGGAGTCGCCGTCGTCGTCGACGAGCTTCCCCGTGCTGCGCTCGGCGGCGTCGTTGTTGCGCGCGAGGAGGTGGTAGCCGTCCGAGTCATCGACGCGGTCGCCGCGGTCGTTCGATCCGACGTTCGTGATCGTCGTGTCGACTAAGGCGTACACGTCGTACTCGCGGCTCCCCTCGAACGCCACGTCGGCGAGGATCGCGTCGCCGTCGGTATCGACCGCGTACTCGACGGTGAGCGTCCAGCTGTGGCCGTGGCCATCGCCAGTCTCGCAGATCGTCTGCGTGTACGCGAGGGCGTCGTCGACGGTGGGCTCCGTGGTCCGCTCGACCGTCTCCGTCGCCGTCACGTGGCTCGTCTCGTCGAAGGTCCGGACCGTGTACCCCGTCTCCGGGTCGGCGACGAGGAAGTCGAACGTCCGGACGTTCATCACGTCGATCCGGGGGAACCGCGCCTCGGTGAGCGCACCCTCGGTCAGCGTGAACCAGACCGGGACCGGGTCGGCGGCCTTGTGGTCGGCCGGCGTCCCGACGCCGAACTTCCGGCCGGTCGTCCAGTGGGGTGCCTCGTCCGGCCCCCGCGGCTCGTCGTGCGGGACCGGGAGCGCCCCGTGTCTCGCGAGGGTCACCGTCGCGTCGATCCGGAGGGCGTGCGACCACGCGATCGGGGTCGCACCGTCGAGGTCGCCGTCGTCGAACGCCTGTTCGGCGATGAGCCCGGCGTCGTTGACGAACGGCCCGTCGGGCTCACACAGCGCGTAGAGGTCGCGCGCGGCGCTGAAGAGGTCGGCTGCGTCCCCGTCTCGCTCGCGGATGAGCCCGCCCAGTTCGGCGGCGGCCGTCGCTCCCCACAGCGTCGCGATCGACCACACCTTCGCGGCGCCCTGCTCCGCGGTGCGCCAGTCGTCGCCCCAGAACCGAACGAGCCCCTCCACGTCGGCCGTCTCGCGGCGTAGCTCGCCGATCGTCGTCAACACGTGCGTCGTCACACGGTCGAGGAACGCGTCGAAGTCGACGTCGGCCGCAGCCGGTGTGGTGTCGATCTCGGGAGTCGAACCGCCGTCGGCACCGATCTCGTTGCGCTCGTCGCGCAACGCGGCGTACTCGGTCGCGGCGCTCGCAAGCGCGAACGTGCTCGCGTCCGAGCGGTCATCGCGGCTCTCAGCGCTCGCCCGCTGGGGGAATCGCTCCGTGTCCGGGTTCCACCGACCGTTTAGGCCCGCAAGGGCGGCGTCGGCCGCGTCGGCGGCGTCGGCCCGCACATCATCGGGGAGCGGCGCGCGCGCCACGGCAGCGAACGCGCGGAGGTAGGTCGCGCCGGTGTGAGTAAACCGGCCGAGCGCGTTCTCCCAGCAGTTCTGACACCGGCGGGGGAGCCCGTCCGGCTCGGTCGTCTCGCGGAGGAAATCGATAGCGTCCGCGATTGTGTCGTCGACACGATCGCGCCACTCAGGGGGGAGGTCCGTGGTTCGGCGGAGTCGGGCGAGGAAGGCGACGACGGACGCGGGCTGATCCAGCTGATCGTTCGGGCCGGCGGTGGCGTTCGCACCCTCGATTCGGGCGTTCGCCCAGCCGGGCGCGACCTTGCCGGAGTCGGCCCACACCCGGTGGGGCCACGAGCCGTCCGCGTCCTGCGTGCGACAGAAGAAGGAGGCCGTCGCGAGCAGCTCCTCGTCGGCGTCCAAGCCGAGCTCGTCGCTCGCGCCGAGCAGGGCCAGCGACGTCTCCGCCTCGTCGCGGAACCACGTGTAGCCGTAGCCGCCGGACGTGGAGTAGAAGGGGTCGAACTCCGGGGCGGCGATCCGCGCACCGGACTCGGCAGTGAGTAGGTCGAGCGCGCGGAGGTCACCCGCGACCACCGACCGCCGCGGCACGTCGTCGGGGACGGTCGGACCACGACCCTCGGCGGCCTCGCGGAGGTCGTCGGCGTCGGGGTACGCGGTCGCGATCCGCGACAGCTCTTCAATGCGGCGCTGACGGTCCGGACCGTCCGAAATCGCGTCCTTGGCGTCATCGACTGTCTCTCGGGTCTCCCGCCTGTCGAGGACGGCGCGGCTCGCAAGCGTGACGCGCTCGGTCCGGCCGTCGCGCTCGAACGGCGCGCGGACGACCACGTCGGGGGTGAGCCGAGAATCCTCGCGTTGGTCGATCTCGCCGCGGTGCGGGAACCCCTCGCCGCTCTCGCCGAGCAGTTCGGAGACAGTGCGGAGCCGCTGACCGTGGGCGGCCGACAGTCCCGTAGAGGCCGTGAGAAAGTCGTGTTCGGTCCGATGGTACACCTCGACGACGCTTCCGGACTGGGGGCCGGCCTCCTCGTGGACGAGGTTACCGACGCGGCCCTCGACCATGTCCGGCGAGAACGCGCAGGCCGCGACGAGTTCCGCGTCCGCTGGCGGGGCACCGCGCAGCTCGACGTGGGTGAGGTGGGTGTCGCTCACGACCAGGTCGAACTGGTGGACGGTGTAGCGGCCGGCGTCATACTCCGTTTCGACGAGCGGCGTATCGCCGTCGTAGTGCTGGCGGGTCGTGGTCAGGTCGTCGAGCCAGCGGACCCCCCGCCCGGCCGTGATCCCCATGCGGAGTCGGTCGGCGCCACCGACCCCAGACAGGGAGTACGAACAGTCGTGGACGGTCCCGTTCGGTCCGACGTGGAC encodes:
- a CDS encoding IS6 family transposase; its protein translation is MAEFDRLSEGIAWIDLSFVERDRTPRWAIEVGIRCHLAGMSLREVSKHLERFGVDRSHVAIHNWVHKADLQPISTVSADQLAVDEKMIRLHGQQFWLYGAVDPYTNEILHVSLYPTTTKQTTRWFLTDLHQRYRLNDVEFLVDDADYLGPVLAEDGYRFRVIRHGNRNAIERVFWEIERRTSSFANSFSNVALETAQNWLEAFAVYHNSRQT
- a CDS encoding universal stress protein encodes the protein MYSQILVPTDGSPASDAAIEHAIDLARHYDARLHALYVVDGAAYSTLEAGADIVVEALESEGKEATRRVADAAADAGVDSETTVATGTAYRSIRDYVDENDIDVIVMGTHGRKGLDRYLLGSVTERVVRTSDVPVLTVRQPADE
- a CDS encoding YeeE/YedE family protein encodes the protein MNEALPLIETLFPRGIAQYLIGGILIGLGTVIIYVGTGIHAGASTFLESTLSYGSKLRHFQQPKFVASRDWRVVFTLGIVAGAAGYSLATGEFGWTTEVQPWRLFVGGALVGVGTRLGKGCTSGHGVCGVGSGSRTSIVNVAIFVLVAVGVAQLVMALGVTP
- a CDS encoding DUF6691 family protein; its protein translation is MIADHESHPLFLPLVFVGGAVFGVGLAVSQMARPEIVLEFLQFRDFGLVFVMGGASAVAGVTFWALSRSGRSAPLTGKRFGRRLKSMDRDVIVGGGIFGVGWGLSGICPGAAYASLGIGNAVILYGVAGMFLGAYLQGYLREARSDAESPASAD
- a CDS encoding transcription initiation factor IIB; translated protein: MERPSRQRQQERETERESDEETLSCPECDSTEIVTDADQELVCEDCGLVLDERNIDRGPEWRAFNHSERQSKSRVGAPITETMHDKGLTTTIDWKDKDAYGRSLSSEKRSQMHRLRKWQERIRTKDAGERNLQFALSEIDRMASALGVPRSVREVASVIYRRALNEDLIRGRSIEGVSTAALYAACRQEGIPRSLDEVADVSRVPQKEIGRTYRYISQELGLELKPVDPKQFVPRFASALQLSEEVQSKATEIIDVSAEQGLLSGKSPTGFAAAAIYAASLLCNEKKTQREVADVAQVTEVTIRNRYQEQIEAMGFR
- a CDS encoding acyl-CoA dehydrogenase family protein; translated protein: MDLLDDSIVPERARDVKREAREFADEYIAPNAEAYYDSGEYPWEVLEAGMDAGLIAQDIGEEYGGKGFDLAQVLAIAEEFYRADAGIALTLQLASFGCEMVEQYGTDEQKEEYLRPVAENDQISGLAVSEPETGSDLAGMTTKAEKVDGGYELTGEKYWVGNAVEADWLTVYAKTGDSEDRYSNYTLFIVETDSDGYEAEHIPEKMGMRASKQGHIVFEDCFVPEENVVGSEGGGFYVLADFFNHGRVIVGGHGLGLAAAAIEEAEEFVHGRNAFGRTVNEFQAVQHTLSDMRIGFESARALNWRACEKVADNDNAGYWAALAKTKSTEVATDCAEKGMKLHGGRSILTDRRIARVYRDVRIPVIYEGANDIQRNLIYRQSR
- a CDS encoding class I adenylate-forming enzyme family protein codes for the protein MRDWLSHRVVSSPDDTALIRAEDGEAWTYTDLDRLVSETADRLVAHGIEADDRLGVLTPPYVGTVGLVHAAMRIGATFVPLGQELTERELTERVERADLDAVVCAEPTEGAALGAVEECEGGDEIPVLSVDDPAAEAVTAVHSVDPGPVEPPEWATTDYLCILFTSGTTGDPKPVPLTAGNVYSSAVASAFRLGVDHEDRWLVSLSLHHMGGLAPVYRSALYGTTLVLQEGFSPGGTADDIDTYDVTGISLVPTMLQQMLDRRGTLSDTLRVALLGGAPAPDELIERCRDYSIPVYPTYGMTESASQITTATPRQTKGRLGTVGRPIFGTDVTVVDENGTPVEPGETGEIVVDGPTITPGYIDGAGAQRGSDNTRTGGGKNGADGSNTAALDRSSFGSHGLHTGDVGCFDDEGYLYVLNRLDDRIITGGENVEPGEVIDVLREFPSAEDAAVVGLDDDVWGERVSALLAVGDRLRDTEVTAEGPTGVDGLDESDEPDGGDDDDREPTDPDGGDESRPDENGSDKEGPDESDAAPLVDDEQLVSFVRDRLAGFKIPKTVAYVDELPRTVSGTVDREAVRRILRDRGYDPRRDADLETAGFEPAEPTEPAGPDDPDDPATAPATSNDREETGDGERVDDGGTDDDDETDDQSVGDDSRDGEGSGDDGSGDDGGDGDEDAAERSEAIDDRVGG